Within Primulina tabacum isolate GXHZ01 chromosome 5, ASM2559414v2, whole genome shotgun sequence, the genomic segment GTAAAAGGATCGATGATTAGATGTGCACAAGACCAATCCACAAGCCAGAAGTCGAATACCAAGGATCTTTGATATGAAGCAACATACATATGTAAAATGTAAATCGAACACAATAACTCTCATTTAGATAAAATAATTAGTGATCTTCATACACGAGGTTACATTACAGACAACATAGGCAATTATATTTATATCCATTGACAATGAATATCATACAGCATTACCCAAATCTAGTACAAAACGTGCAAAATGGACGAAGGTATAATAACATATGAGTACAAGAAGAAACATGGTGAGTGGTGGTGTGTCCATGTACGGCACCTGAAGGATTTATAACCCAAGGAAGGGACACTGCTTTCGAGCATGCTCAGGTATCAACTTTATCAGGATTTCCTCAGGAACGCCtttcaactctgaaactcaGATGTAACATCGATTTCAAACTTCATTAAACAAGAAAAAAGCCAATGAAATACAAATGTTTTTGTTAATGAGAATGCGTACCATGAGGCTTGAAGTTGAACAATGGGGGAAGAAAACGCCCGTTGGGTAGACGAGTGTTTGAATCACGAAGCTCGTCAAAAAAAGTGTGGGTCATGGCATCCAGCTATAGAGTAATTAAATACATCAAATTCCAGAACAGGACCAGGGAAGGAATAATTTGCCATCCATAAATGAAGTAGCTACTGCTAAAGATAAGCATCAAAGGGCTAAGAAATTTATGGTATCCACTCAGTCTATAGAATACAATTTTTTCTTCAGCAGCCCATGAATCTCTGAATACAAATATCAGAATCGTCAAGTGCAGGACTcttttaaattatcaaattccTTTGTATCCTTCTCGGAAACTTAAACTCAATAACTTTGTGACATAATGAGGCGAAAGATTTTTTAGACTTCCAACAAAAGATGGCATATTACATTGAGGTTTCTACtaatcacaagaaaatttatacGCCAGCTCTATTAAGATCCTACTCTATGAAGAGAAACAACATATAAACCATAAAATAAGTGAGTTTCTCCTATAAAGATAATTAGGGAATTCTAGACTCTGATTTACTCATGTCTCGTGGTCACAAATGCAACTGAATTAAAAGAAACtgaaattatgaaattttaaaagggAAAAATAATGTAGATATCAGCAAATATTTCCGACTCCCTCCAGACCGAGGACAAAAAGTACTCACAGCAGTGCAGCGCAGATTAGGAGAATATTGTAGAAGTCTTGACACAAGATCAACCGCTTCTGGGGGCATGCGTTTGTGGAATACCTGAAGTGAAGTCATGAAATAAACAAAATTATGAAACAAAAGCAGACAGGATCAGTATGATTAACATAGCCAACAAGTACCTTGTGCCATGGATGAGCTTTGATCTGAGGAAACTTGAACTCGGTGTAGTTAGGATTCATGCATTTAATTTCCTCCCTTGTTGGAGTACCTAAAACCTGAAaaaattcagttatttaatagGTTGAAAAACAGAAAAATGCTGAATTAGGTCAAATACAACAAGGAGAGGAACTTTGCACTCCACAAAAATATAAGCTTCTAACCATTTAACAACACTACCCAGTACCTACTTAAAatacattaattaaatcaaaacgAAAACAAAACTGTGACATTTAGGCTACGTTTGGTTGGAaggataaaataaactaatgattagtatgtaaatgataaaaaaaatgattgtgatagaaaaataatatatgatgtaaaatagtattatgtttggtatgatttttaagtatgagataattttgaattttttgatgaaatgaCGAAATTGCTCtttctctttatttttttttctttactcCGGCGACGGCAGGCGGTGGTCCGGTCACGGCCCGGCGACAGAGGTTGTTTTAACGGCCGGCGGCAGGTCGGCGGTCGGCCGGAATCGGCGGTTGTCGGCCGGAATCGTCTGGCGGTGGTCGGCCGGAATCGGCGGTGGTAGGCCGGAATTGTCTGGCGGTGCTCGGCCGGAATCGGCGGCGGTGGGCAGCGGTCGGCGGCAGCGGTGGGCGGTCGGTGGaaggaagtggtggtgagtttagATTTAGATGGATTAAGAGTtagataaataatcctagggggtgaggaggtattattttaacctacctaatataacctaatcattaaTAGGAGGGATTGACctggttaaataaaaatcgtaccaaacgcttgattaggtgggtttatttaaataaacccACCTAATCCTACAAACCAAACGCAGCGTTAAAATTATACGATTACGAATCCACAAAAAGCTCTAAATATCTCCCGTCGCATTTTTTGTCTGTGAATGAATTTCTCAGGATTTTAGAAGAACAAGATTAACAAACACAGAGCTATCCCACACTCAAACTACACCTATCCAATCACCCCCAGCTCCACATCATATAAATTGAGAAGCTTGTGTCTTGTgttagagagagagagaaccTTGATGATCTCAACAAGCTGGTCTACTCCACTTTCACCAGGGAAAAGGGGCTGCAGAGGCAAAGCCCATCAATGACGCATAAAAGGGAATTGAGAATATTAGTACTACCAGTCAAAGGATCTATTATACAACACTTAGAAACGACAAAGTCAAAAAAGTACCTGTCCAAGAAGTAGCTCAGCAAGCACACACCCAGCAGACCAAATGTCAATTGCTGTAGTATACTCTGTTGCTCCAAATATAAGCTCAGGTGCTCTATAATACCTAGAGCAAATGTAAGAGATATTGGGTTCCCCTTTGACCTGAcaaaaaattgcaaattagatcGTGTGTAATGGTAATTGCAAAAAATGTGACCTCCAATATAACGGCGTTATACATACCAACACTTTTGCGCTTCCAAAGTCACATAATTTAACCTGGTGGGTGTGTGGATTCACCTGCACAATGTATTTTATTAGCTTTGAAAATAACAGAGGCAGCAGTTAAACGTCATCATTAAGGGAAGATTTGCAGCGCCTATCCAGTACACAtttagtaaaatatttttaattcatgTTTAATTACACATCCACAAATTATATGAGAACCTGATAAGCCGATTCCCTCAATTTACATCGAGGCAACTTGTACCGCCATTTGTTATGGCTGAATAACAGCAAACTTTCCAagtattttattttacaaaagGTACAAATGAAATGTTGGTTTCTTTTGAGcaaatattcatattcatcatcatAGATTCATATGGCAGGCCTTAGTTGCATTTGGATGGAAGCACATTTAAATATATGTTCTTTCTTTGAAAAAATAATGTGGCTTCCttgaaaaattgtttttcagTTGGGTTTTAATAATTCCAAAAACGTGAAAAAAGTCAGAACAAGAAAGTAGGAATGTgacatttataaaaaaaacattttaaactaTGATATTCAACACAAAACTTTCTATACTTCTCTTTTATTACAAAATTAACACTTGAAAAAACATAGCTCGCTAAAATATTTATGTAAGTGAGTACATATGTATCTAAATTCATCATTTTCTACCCAAGTAGACGGGAGGGGCTATGGTCGTTCTTCTCGACATACTACCCCGTGAAATTCGAATACAGCTCGTACATCTGTGTGATTAAAAAGGTATAAAAATGTTTTAAGATTGTGGCTTGGACccaactcaaccccaaaagctaacTCAAGTCAGAAGATTGTCCAAGTCCATATGGGCAGTCTAACACAAAACGATGTGTCTGGGCtttgataccatgttaagatttgGACTTAGTCTAAACCCCAAAAACTAGCTCAAGGTGAGAATTGTCAAGTCCATATATATAATTCACGGACATTTTATCCAATCGATATGAGACAAATAATAAAGTTCTCACGCTCAGAAATGAACATATGGAgtatgaagtttacaaatgacccaactATGGGTAGAACGGGTGGCCCAAGAGGGGTAGTTTACAAGACAACGGGTGGAACCTGGGCCAGGATCGGAACCTAGCTCAAATACAATGTTAAGGTTGGACTTGGACCTAACTTAACCTCAAAAGTTATTGCCCAAGTCCACATATACAACTCTCAGGAACtctatccaaccgatgtgatgTGTGACATCTTAACACACACCCTTCACGCCCAGTAATGAACAACTAGAGCGATGAGACATTAACATGTGGCCCAGCTATGGGCAATCCAACACATAACAGTGGGttaagattgagcataactcAATCTCAAATGCCAGCTCAAGTGGGAAGATTGTCCAaatccatatatacaactctcaaaAACTCTATCCAAACGATGTGAGACATATAACAAAATCATATCACATACACAAGAAAAGTAGAAAGTCAACTCTCTTGAGGTTGAACTATGAGACATTACTTCGAATTTGCCAATTATTAATATCACCACGAAAAAAATCAACTATAtggataaaaaaatatcataagaCAAATGACACAGACAATATTAAACCTAATTAGTTGATAATATACAAAAGTGATGTACTTTAAAAGTCAATTTGTCTTGGCACTAAGGATACACAAGCTTCGAGATGTGAAGGGTAACAAGTAAATAAAGTAATCATATGCTATGAAATTTACATACCAACAAATTTTGAGGCTTTATATCTCTGTGACATACTCCAATTCCACGATGGATGTAGCCCAATGCTCTGAAGATCTGACATAGccaaataataatataacagTACATTCACCGAATCACAGATGAGATATCTTAAATTAAACAATCAGTTCACAGGTAGTAGAACAGAGTACAGACAGTACGATTCCAGGTAGTATTTGTGATAATCAGGGCAAAAGCTATTATGCACTCTAGCATGTGCTGAAGTCATTGCCCAAATAGCCCATAAAAAACAATGGAAAAAAAGTCCCCGTCCCAACACCCCTAAAAGCATGATAATAAATGGGTGCAACCACATGTAAAAACAGGTAAATCCATCTCTTGCAATGCCAGTTGCAACAGTACATTTGGCATCCAGGAGGTGTGATCAAGGTTGTGGCCATTATGAAAGAGAACATATACAGGAAAAAACAGTAGCCAAGTGGACTGCTACCAGACAAAGAGATCATATACATCTGAAAGTAGCCCCAAAAGCAAACCACACACCTGGTAGCTATACAGCTTCACATATATCAGAGGCATCCGCTGGTTCAACTTATTATAATGCTTGATAACTCGATGGACAGTTTCCGGAACATATTCGAGTACCAGATTAAGATACAACTCATCCTTTTCAGTAGTTGAGAAGAAACAGTGCTTGAAGGCCACAACATTTGGATGGTCAAGTAGGCGCATGGTTTGCAGCTCACGATTCTTGTACCTCTTGTCCTGAAGAACCTTCTTTATGGCAACAGATTCGCCGGTCTCCAAGCATTTTGCCTGGATAATCAACAAGGTTAAGAAACAATAATATATGTTATCGTCATCCATAGTAAAACAGAAAATACAGTTGTAACCATAACTTACAAGTCAAAAACAACAAAGAAATCGCACCTGGAACACTACTCCAAATGATCCATGTCCAACAACACGTTCAGCCATGTAGCTAATTGTCTGAAAGCATCCCCAAAAAGAAAACATCAAAAGTTTAACTTAAGAAGTCAGAATGCCAACATAACTGGGGGCCACAAAACACAGTTCCATGACTTGCAACCAAGTACTTTTTCCCCAATCCTCTGGATAAGACAACtgacaaaatataatatttttacggTGCATCACCTGCTTTGGTTGACCATTTCGGCCACCAATAGTTGTCACAATTATGTGCCCAGTCTCAGTCCCATTACCATCCACAACTGTTGCTTCCATTTCCTAGAATATCATAGGCACGTTAAGTTAGGCCCAACCTCAATCCAGGTAAGAGTTAGGAAAACTTCCAAACAGAtgtaataaaaacaaaagatgAGACTTTAGACGTACCTTATCATCCCGGATTTTCATCTCATGCATCTCCTCAGGCAACCTATCAACCCCCATTTCATGACTGCCAGACTCCCTTAAACCAGAAGTGGGAGCTACACCCACTGATGCCATTTAATGAAAAAACCAGCTAATTGTATAACCTCAACAAGTCATTCACCTATAGAAATAAACGAGACCATGTAAACTTCTGACCGAACAGATCTGTATTTATACTATTTTTTCCTCTAGTAAGTGTGATTATTCTAGCAAACACATTGCCAGTGGTCGAGTGTATTATGCAAATCTAATCCAAGATGaccaaatttataaaaatttacatGAGCTAGCAAGAAATCTAGCTGAAATAAAAAAGGAGATTGAAAATTACACTGCATGCCATGTTTAAGACGGACTCAACCAGTTGGCACGCTCTAATACATATGTTGACAACAATTAATTTCCTACAACAAAGGAAAGGTAATCCGttctttttttatattttcaatgagTACATAAAATCTCAATAAGATATTGGGCTCGATGGTCTGGTGATTTCATAATCCAAACAAAACAGTGAGTCCAAAAGGAaaacaattttgaaaattttaaatctttatccCCGTCGATAGATTTCTACCATCCCATTTGCTCAACCTAGAAAAAATTATGGCAAGTATTATTAGCATGGATTTCTTCATGAGAAAAATGCCAGTAGGTTGACCGTGGACCACTCAATTTACATACGTAAGTCTTTCCTACCACAAAAACACACAACTCAACACGAAAAAGGTGAAAAATAACTAAGGTTACGCTTGGATTGATGAAATTGATTTGGAGTAAGGGTTTTGATTTGAGGAATGGATTTTAAGACACTCATCTTGGACTAATatgaaaattttcataattattgTTGAAATTACTTAATCTTATACagacttaatttaatatttacttGAGTTTTGTCCAACCAAACAAGTCAAGGAGTTTGAAATCTATCCAAACACAAAATAAGATATTATCAATCTTTGTAGCCCATGTCATTACAGATATTAACTACCATTGTTCTTTTTGAAACTCAACAATAGTCTCTCACTACTTTTCTGGGACAATTCATATCAATAACGAAGGTCCACCAAAGATGTTGGTAAACCAAGCACAAAAAGGACTCCAAAagagataaaataaaataaaagtcatTTTATAGCATTGctaaatttctttaattaatcTACCATTAGATAAGTAACACTGGACGAATATATCATAACTTAGACTATCTTAGATGGTAAAGTTTATAGAATATTGCATCCTTATGTAATAACCGGATAATATGGATAATTTAACTTAACGTCTTGCAGACTGCTTGAAATATACTTTACAGCGCTTTATGATTAGCATCGCGACATTCAAAGAATTACATTTTAATCCCAAAAGCTAAAAAAACTAAACGTCCTAcagtttataaaataaaaaattaatcttCCCAAGACAGTGCAATCTACCACCAAACCCTTGAACTACAACACTAAACCGCACATATCACAGGACACACTTACATCACCAGGGAGCACATAGAAAAACTACTCGGTGTTCGCTTCAATACATCAAACTTTAACCACATAATAGTTCTCTCAAATCCATCTGTTTATCCTTTTCACCGCAATGCAGCAACAGCATATCTAGGCATCCTTTTCCCCTTCAATATTTGATGCCAGCACGCGACTACTTATTCACAATAATGTTGCGAGTTGCACAATAATATTTCCCAGCATTAAACACGCAAAGAAATTTGCCATGCATTGGTTGAACATAGTTGGACAGAAATAagacaaaaataaaacatattagcTTTCCGATAATTAGTAGATTTATCTTCAACTATTTAACCAGAAACTCGTCTAACAACTTAAAATTCGTAATACCGAAAATCCTGGTGCTGAAAAATCCATGATAAAAGCTaagaataattttaaaaacataataaaattccACAATCTCACTACATGAAACATCTTCAAGATTTCCAAACACAACAGTCAGATATCTGCCAACAATAAATAACAAAAGTTAAAGAAAACAAACCACAAAAAACAAAACGTAGATCTAACATTGAAAAGAAAAAGTAGCCAACCCTAGATTCAGGAAACAATCAACAAAGACAGCAAACAAAATCCGATAAACAAGCTAAACAAAACCATCAATGGATCCACGTCAGAGAACAAACAACATCGTCTCAAATCCATCAACACAATCTGTTcccattaaaaataaaataaaaatatgaaaccaGCTGAAATTGATACTGAATCACCCTAAAAAGAAagcaaaacaaaaacaaaaacaattcCATCACCGGCGTGATCGGAATATCGAGAAGGCAGCAAAGAACTTTACCGATTATCATCGGTGACTGGCTCTGACGATTAGTTCGTGGCCAATATTATATGACACCGTCACCTTTAGAGAGAGGAACCCAAATGTTTCAGAGCGACAGAAAAAGCGACAAATACAAACAAGCAGATACATACaatgagagagagagagagagagagcaaTACGCCTGTACGCtttgaatttcattcttgttattattatttcatttctTAGAAACTTTACTTTATTTATGACAAAAAACTCGTGTGACACGCTttcacgggttgtattttgagatggatttttatttgtaagagtattaatttttattgtgaatatcagtaaaaTTGAATCGTctcagataaagattcgtaagatcaTCTCAGAAGAgttatttataaatttgtttaaatCTCGCACATGACAGCCAATAACAGTAGTTTTGTGTGACGGTCAAAGCTCATTCATTGATAAACAAATATATTGTCATCATTACACATATATtcaatagaaaaataaaaaattaaagttcttttttaaattaattttatatacaAAAATTAATTAGTAAAGAAGTTGCAAGTGTTTAACTTTAATAAAAAGTTGATTTTTAGAGTTGAAAGAAAGTCGATTACAATTGAATCTGaacttgatattttattttaaatatctcCTACACCGATAGCATAAGAGTCATAAGTCATTGTATAaaataagtctcttgtgagacgatctcacgaatctttatctgtgagacgggtcaactctaccgatattcacaatcaaaagtaatatttttagcataaaaaagtaataatttttcattaataactcaaataagatattcgtctcacaaaatacgaccagtgagacagtgtcacacaagtttttgaccATTGTATAGCTCGATTTATGTATTCTTGTGAATTTCTTGGAGGTTTCATCTACACCTTTTCCATAATTATCCTAATCAGATAAGACGATTTATGTACTCGTGTGAATTTGTTAGAAATTTACCTATATCCTCGAAACAAACGGCAATGCTAGTAAGAATTCctccacacacacacaaagaAAAAAAAGGTTAAGAAATATGAatgataaaacatttaaaaaattatacgattccattaaataaaaaaactgTATAAGAGTGAAATTGTTTTATATAGAGAAATATATACCGTAAGATATAATCAAGtagtttaatatttaataatttggtTTGGTTGTTGTTGGACTGTTTTTGTGTTAAATTGAGATTTATACCTAATTCaactcaaaaaaattaatactaaTAGGAGGATAGTCAAAGTTACCACCAATGTGTGGGATAAGTAACACATCATCTTCACGCCCAAGAGTGTGAAGTTTACAAGACAACGGATAACCTACTTATGatcagtccaacacataacggtgcaATCTGAACTCTGATATCATATTAAGATCGAGATTTGAGGATGATTACTCAGGTCCATATatcaaaatccaaaaaaaatttattgaacgGACGTGAAAGACCTAACATTTTTGTGATAAATGAGATATATACTATTTGAATAAGATATCATTTGATTTTCTTAAAGTGGCGTCTTCCGACTTCCATGGACTGCTTGGTTATAGAAAAGTAATTGCTTCATTACGTATTAATTTGCTGGCCGCTAGTGGTCTACAAATTATGAAGTTTCCAAACACGTATGGAATGATGACTATCCGGCCCATTCGAAATAGATTTGGTCAAATTAAAATAGATTTAGAGCCAATTGGTTCAAGAAGTTCAtaggtttaaaaaaatattttttaaaaaaaatgtaatgtTTGGTTACACAAATCTTTTTAAAAACACTCGAAACAATATTCTGTTAGAACCAAGATTTATGTTTCTCTGGCTTTGACgtatatttctttttaaaaattaaaacaaaaacaattttTAACATTTATCCAAACATCGAAACCGCTTCTGTTTTGTCTAATAAAATCACTTGAAAAAATTGGATTTGTTTAAGTATTTTTTAAGCTACAACTTCTATATTCAAACTCAGTATTAGAGTAAATAAGTAATAGGTATTGGTTTTTCT encodes:
- the LOC142546973 gene encoding shaggy-related protein kinase alpha-like, which gives rise to MASVGVAPTSGLRESGSHEMGVDRLPEEMHEMKIRDDKEMEATVVDGNGTETGHIIVTTIGGRNGQPKQTISYMAERVVGHGSFGVVFQAKCLETGESVAIKKVLQDKRYKNRELQTMRLLDHPNVVAFKHCFFSTTEKDELYLNLVLEYVPETVHRVIKHYNKLNQRMPLIYVKLYSYQIFRALGYIHRGIGVCHRDIKPQNLLVNPHTHQVKLCDFGSAKVLVKGEPNISYICSRYYRAPELIFGATEYTTAIDIWSAGCVLAELLLGQPLFPGESGVDQLVEIIKVLGTPTREEIKCMNPNYTEFKFPQIKAHPWHKVFHKRMPPEAVDLVSRLLQYSPNLRCTALDAMTHTFFDELRDSNTRLPNGRFLPPLFNFKPHELKGVPEEILIKLIPEHARKQCPFLGL